Genomic segment of Oncorhynchus tshawytscha isolate Ot180627B linkage group LG28, Otsh_v2.0, whole genome shotgun sequence:
TATTGGCAAATAGAGATTTAGTAGTTTCGTCATATGAATAAAGGATAGGCCTAGGTATGTTTTTAGTCTCAAGAATGACAGCTGCTGCGCCGGGCCGTTTCTCCTCGTGACACCAGTTCCAACCGTTTGTCTCGTTGCATAACTCATGTCATGAAGACATGTAACCACCACACCCCGTGCAGTGAGGAATTCCAGACTCTGTTGGATTCTCTcatcttaccctctctctcctcctcctcctctcccccagctaTGGCAGGACCCAGGCCAGTGGTGCTGAGTGGCCCGTCAGGGGCTGGGAAGAGCACGCTGCTCAAGAACCTGCTCAAGGAGTACGAGGGCGTGTTTGGCTTCAGTGTCTCGCGTAAGTGTGCTCTGCACCAGTCCCCTGTTAACTGTGTAAAATGTCAGGGAGGTGTCAGTTCCAGAAATAAAATATCTAATTGTGTGCTCTCATCCTTTAGATACAACAAGGAGCCCTCGTCCTGGTGAAGAGAATGGCAAAGGTAGGTAGGGTTTTTAAACTCCACGATAGACACTTGTGCTCCAAATCCTCCTGTTGcatcactttttaaaattagGTCGCCCAAAGATGGTTGAAGCTATGCTGGTCCCCTGTGTCTTTATTCCTTTCAATAACCAACCTTTTTAACACGAAATTGTTGTTTTCAGATTACCATTATGTTACAAGGGAGTATATGCAGGCCAGCATCGACAAAGGGGAGTTCATTGAGAGCGCAGTGTTTTCGGGGAACATGTACGGGACGAGCAAGGCCTCGGTGCAGGCCGTTAAAGACAAGAACCTGATCTGCATCCTGGACATCGACATGCAGGGCGTTAGGGCTGTCAAGACGacagacctcaaccccatctacaTCTCGATCCAGCCTCCGTCCATGAACATACTGGTGAGAGCCAGGAGGCATTATAAAATGGTGTACCAGGGTCATTTGTGTGTTGTTTAACTTGTGTACAATAACTCCTGATCTAAAGCTAACCCACCCATGATGAACTCCCTCTGACATTTTGGCATTTTAGGAGAAACGTTTAAGGGACAGAAATACTGAGTCAGAGGAGAGCCTCCAGAAACGTTTAGATGCTGCTCAGGTGGACATGGAGATAAGTGAGTCTGATTCTGGAGAGACTTTGGCCTAAAACAGAGTTGTATGTTTATAAATTAAATGTTGTGAAGTTCGTTAAGGATGTTGTCTAAAACGGTTCCCCCGATCTTTCAGGCAAGGAACCTGGCATATTTGACATTGTCGTTGTCAATGATAATCTCGACGATGCCTATGGGAAGTTGAAAGACGCCCTTATTGAGGTGAGTTTGTAGTGACATAACAGAGCTGGGTATGATGGACTGGGCCATATGCACCATTTTAACTTAATAGATATTTGTCAGTAAATAATTTATAGATATGTCAGTGTTGATTTTCACCATCTCCAAAATGTCATCCTCAAACCTACTTTCTTTCTTCAGGAAATCAAAAAAGTTCAGAAAAACAACTTGTCTTAAGCGACGAGAAACCTGACAGCCATCCTGGCCACTCCTTACAAAATGGCAGCCCTCCTATTCCAATCCTGAACATTCCGTCAGATACCGGTGTTGGAAGGAAATACAGACAACCTGCCTCGCCCCGAACCACAGATGGTAGCCTTCTGAGTGCGCAGGAATAGCTTTTTACATATTTGGAAGATAGAAGTGAACTATTttgctgtatttatttatttgcctgGTGGTCAGCTTAAAAGTTGTTGTATTTTGATCCACAAAGAAAAATACTCCATGAATGGTTAACCAGGGACTACCTTGTTTTATTTTACTATGGAGGAGTACTGCACACAGGAGTTACTGCCGCCAAGTCATTCTTCTGTGCATCTACCAGTATTATAGCCCCTAAGCATTCTATTTGTATTCACTCTGGCCATAATAACAAGACTCATTCCACCTAGTGCTCAGCAAGAGTGGATCCTTGTATGGTATGTTCGCAAATGTCCTGGCTTGCCCCGAAGTCTAGCCCTGTCAGTACAGCTTCGGGAAACATTGCTGTTCTGTTCCTGTCTAACAGCACTGACCTGAAAATGTGGTTGTACGGAAATGCGTTGGTTGTCATTAGCCACAACACGGTTCCACAGCTATAGCCAGAAAGGTAAAGAGTAGGGAGAGGCCCAGGCCTTTCATTCCTTTTAAGAGGGATTGTTGACTAACAGTATTGTCAACATAGAGCAGCTAACAACCAATCACAATGCCAGGGGCTTGGGCACTAGCTAACTCTGGCCCTTGCATCGTCATACAGGGAAGCACCATCCATTCATATACATTCATAGCCGATCTCAGGAACTGACTGTAGCCTAGCTGCTGTTTGCTAGGGATCCCAgtcaacttgtgtgtgtgtgaggcaatCTGTTTGAAGTTTCCCTGTAGGTTTTTACCATACTATTGAAATGATAGAATTACTTAATTTACCAATAAAACAACAGATTGCCAATTAGGATTTACAATCATGTTAATCACTAGAACAGCTATACAGGAAGCTGCACTTTCTGAGACAACGACTTACCCCGAATAGATTTTTGTTCACTGTTGTACAGGCGTGAAACTTTTATATGTTTTGTGTTCATTATTTTACAAATCTCACCTGTAGTATAATATGCAGTGGGTTCTTTTGGACAGAAAACAATTGAATGAGAATAAAAGATCAATGGCATATTTTTAAGTAACTGGAGCAAGTAGTGTCAGTCCTTAAAGGAGAATAAAGAAAAGCTTAGAACTAAGCACACGGAACATCGGCTTTACTTGAAACTGGCTACATTGAATTCCACAAACCGGTCTTAAAAAAGGCTACATTGTTTCGGCAGCTTTTGATGGCTTTTAAGTTTGTAGTTTGTTTCTCAAGGCAACTTCCATTCACAACCCAAATTGAGTGCATTAGTAACTTTTATTTGACAGGCTACCGTGGCCCATGACTAATGCGCCACTGCTTCTTGTCCTTTTGTGTTTGATCTCCCTTTGAACATGAAATTCATTACTTTGCACAAATGACTTAATGAAACATGTTTGACTAACCAACGTTTCAATGATTGAAGGCTTGATTCAGTCTAAAGCTGAAGCTTTATATTCATTGATAGAATTTACGTTAATTtacgattgagccgacatatgcagcgtttacagtgaatgcagtctccactaaAGCGGAAACATTGCCTTTAATTTGAAATCACTCTATAAAGCTGAACTTCCCCGATGCATATTGAAGCCCTGCTTTGCATGTATACTTGTTTTCATTGGCCAGATATTGACAAGTCACCCAGCCTTCAAGTCCTTGTTTTACAAATATGTATGTGTTTTACAACTGTAGTAAAGTCAAATAATGAAACTATTGCCTGGATATCTTACTTTATACACGTAGTGATCCAGTAACTGAAAACAGCCAATGATTTGCTGAACATTATAGCAGGTTGAAGGCCACGCACCTGACCTGAAATATGTCATCAATAGTTAGAGCTACCATTGTCGACTCCTAATTCTGGCTAGTATTTCTTAGCCCTACACTTTAACACTCTGCAACAAACAAAAAGACGTCCTCGCTGTCAAcggtttattttcagaaaacttaacatggttaaatatttgtatgaacataagattcaacaactgagacaaactgaacaagttccacagatgtgatgaacagaaatggaataatgtgtccctgaacaaagaggggggtcaaaatcaaaagtaactgagtatctggtgtggtcaccagctgcattaagtactgcagtgcatctcctcatagactgcaccagatatgttcttgctgtgagatgttaccccagtcttccaccaaggccctccaatccaacaggtcccagacatgctcaatgggattgagatctgggctcttcgctggccatggcagaacactgacattcccgtcttgcaggaaatcacacacagaacgagcagtatggctggagggtcatgtcaggatgagcctgcaggaagggtaccacatgagggaggaggatgtcttccctgtaacgcacagcgttgagattgcctgcaatgacaagctcagtccgataatgctgtgacacaccgcccaagaccatgacggaccctccacctccaaatctatctcgctccagagtacaggcctcggtgtaacgctcattcctttgacgataaacgcgaatccgaccatcgcgactcgtcagtgaagagcactttt
This window contains:
- the LOC112226792 gene encoding guanylate kinase isoform X1, which codes for MYMRHFFRLFSAMAGPRPVVLSGPSGAGKSTLLKNLLKEYEGVFGFSVSHTTRSPRPGEENGKDYHYVTREYMQASIDKGEFIESAVFSGNMYGTSKASVQAVKDKNLICILDIDMQGVRAVKTTDLNPIYISIQPPSMNILEKRLRDRNTESEESLQKRLDAAQVDMEISKEPGIFDIVVVNDNLDDAYGKLKDALIEEIKKVQKNNLS
- the LOC112226792 gene encoding guanylate kinase isoform X2, coding for MRDYNKEKAMAGPRPVVLSGPSGAGKSTLLKNLLKEYEGVFGFSVSHTTRSPRPGEENGKDYHYVTREYMQASIDKGEFIESAVFSGNMYGTSKASVQAVKDKNLICILDIDMQGVRAVKTTDLNPIYISIQPPSMNILEKRLRDRNTESEESLQKRLDAAQVDMEISKEPGIFDIVVVNDNLDDAYGKLKDALIEEIKKVQKNNLS
- the LOC112226792 gene encoding guanylate kinase isoform X3 — encoded protein: MAGPRPVVLSGPSGAGKSTLLKNLLKEYEGVFGFSVSHTTRSPRPGEENGKDYHYVTREYMQASIDKGEFIESAVFSGNMYGTSKASVQAVKDKNLICILDIDMQGVRAVKTTDLNPIYISIQPPSMNILEKRLRDRNTESEESLQKRLDAAQVDMEISKEPGIFDIVVVNDNLDDAYGKLKDALIEEIKKVQKNNLS